Below is a genomic region from Nitrospinaceae bacterium.
ACCTTGTGGACCCGTGAAAAGGAAAGAGCCGAAAAAACCTATCGTCTCCCTTTTCAAAAAGTCGTTATTTCTCACTGGCTCAAGGAAATATTGCAGAAAAACTATCAACAGGACGCAGACGTACTCGTGACCCCGGTCGACAGAAACCTGTTTTCTTGTGATGACAAAGGCTGGAACACCCCGCCTAGAATATGTCTGCTTCATCATGATTACGACTGGAAAGGGTATAAAGAAGGAATCGCCGCAATTAAAAAGGTACGGGCGGAAAATAGAAAGATGGATTTGGTGGTTTTTGGAGAAAAGTTGAAAGATCCTCACCCTTTATTCCAGGAAGCGGGGTTCGAGTTTGAATACCATTACCGACCCACCGGAAACCAGGTCGCCCGAATTTTTTCTTCTTGCGACATCTATCTCTGCCCAAGCTGGCATGAAGGATTGGGAATGCCAGCTATGGAGGCCATGGCCTGCAGATGCGCTCTTGTCACGACGGACACCGGCGGTTCCAGAGATTATGCCTTTGACAAAAAAACCGCACTTGTGTCGGCGCCTAAAGATGTCCAAGGGCTGGTGGATAATTTAATCACTATCCTTGACGACCCAAACTTGATGAAGCGGCTTTCTGAAAATGGACACAGAACGATCCAGAAATTCGACTGGGAAAAAAATTGCGGGCAATTGATGGACTTGTTAAAAACCAATTAAGTATTCTTTTGGTAAATCTAAAAAGCGATTTCAAGCAATGCTGTGATGAAAAAAGTTTCCGCCATCATTGTCAACTGGAATGGGAAAAATGAAACCGCGGACTGTATTCAGTCGCTGTTGGATCAGAGTTATTCGAATCTCGAAATCATCGTAAGCGACAACGGATCGACCGACGGGTCTATTGAAATTCTACAAAAACAGTTTTCCTCATCGATCCGTCTGTTGCAAAATGGCAGTAATCTCGGGTTTGGCGCGGCAGTCAACCGCGGCCTGGAAGCGGCCAGAGGAGACTATCTCATCTTTTTAAACAACGATCTTGTGCTTGCGCCTGACAGCATCGTTGAACTGGTGCAGCTTCTACAATCCAATGATGACATGGGTGCGGCTGTTCCCAAAATCCTTTACTATGAAAAGCGGGAAATCATTAATTCATTCGGGGTTCTGATTCATTTCACCGGAATCGCCTGCCCCAATAAAATTGATCAAGCAGACGATCTGAATCTGAACCT
It encodes:
- the cps1B gene encoding glycosyltransferase family 1, producing the protein MLEYANRIHAMGHEVQIILPAQQYKWYRLDKKLSALGKNATFLNAESVDWFDNKIPITLLPSNQAAFFPPADALIATAWQTAEFAAKLPEETGRKFYFIQHYETLWTREKERAEKTYRLPFQKVVISHWLKEILQKNYQQDADVLVTPVDRNLFSCDDKGWNTPPRICLLHHDYDWKGYKEGIAAIKKVRAENRKMDLVVFGEKLKDPHPLFQEAGFEFEYHYRPTGNQVARIFSSCDIYLCPSWHEGLGMPAMEAMACRCALVTTDTGGSRDYAFDKKTALVSAPKDVQGLVDNLITILDDPNLMKRLSENGHRTIQKFDWEKNCGQLMDLLKTN